A genomic stretch from Telmatocola sphagniphila includes:
- a CDS encoding ECF-type sigma factor, which translates to MSDLTQLLVAAHRGNNQAAAELLPLVYEELRKLAAARMALETPGQTLEATALVHEAYLRLVGDQHFEGRGHFFAAAAEAMRRILVEKARSKSRLKRGGQLQQKELEQHEPSIKAPVEAIDILALNESLERLEAKSFRKSQLVKLRYFAGCTLAEAAAILSISLSTAEEDWTYAKVWLKRDMQREAK; encoded by the coding sequence ATGTCCGATCTGACTCAATTACTGGTGGCAGCTCATCGTGGAAATAATCAGGCGGCAGCGGAGTTGCTACCCCTGGTTTACGAAGAACTTCGGAAACTCGCCGCTGCAAGAATGGCGTTGGAAACGCCCGGGCAGACCTTGGAAGCCACGGCTTTAGTACACGAAGCCTATCTCAGATTGGTCGGCGACCAGCATTTTGAAGGACGCGGTCATTTCTTTGCTGCCGCTGCGGAAGCGATGCGGCGGATTCTCGTCGAAAAAGCTCGTAGCAAAAGTCGCCTGAAGCGAGGCGGCCAACTTCAACAGAAGGAACTTGAGCAACACGAACCTTCGATCAAAGCCCCGGTCGAAGCGATTGACATACTCGCTTTGAATGAGAGTCTGGAAAGACTAGAAGCCAAATCGTTTCGAAAATCCCAACTGGTAAAACTGCGTTATTTTGCTGGCTGCACTTTGGCTGAAGCCGCCGCGATTTTAAGCATCTCTTTATCAACCGCCGAGGAAGATTGGACTTACGCTAAAGTGTGGTTGAAACGGGACATGCAGCGCGAAGCGAAATAA
- a CDS encoding type II secretion system protein, protein MPKRTAASIIETLVVLAIISVLVGFLLPAVQSARTKALETVCKNNLHQLGLAIADYAETQTKLPPPGNSHLVGGWSIEILPYIEQKNLFERIQPGGTILAAPDFLLRQPRIFSCPVRIAHNSTNPGSMDPSCYIFVPDAKRKKFSVFDAPLAVSLPWASGPEMSEGSILPQVGPHNRGYFLTAGFDGGVEFRGTNAP, encoded by the coding sequence ATGCCAAAACGAACAGCCGCATCGATCATTGAGACTCTGGTGGTACTCGCCATTATCAGCGTTCTAGTGGGCTTCCTATTACCTGCAGTGCAATCGGCTCGCACCAAAGCACTGGAAACCGTTTGCAAAAATAATCTGCATCAGCTAGGCCTGGCGATCGCGGACTATGCTGAAACACAAACGAAGTTACCTCCTCCGGGAAATAGTCATCTCGTGGGCGGGTGGTCGATCGAGATTCTTCCGTATATCGAACAAAAGAATCTATTCGAACGAATTCAGCCCGGGGGCACCATTCTGGCTGCCCCGGATTTTCTTCTCAGGCAACCCCGGATTTTCAGCTGCCCCGTAAGAATCGCTCATAATTCCACTAATCCGGGCTCAATGGATCCGTCTTGCTATATTTTCGTGCCGGACGCCAAGCGTAAAAAATTCAGCGTGTTTGATGCTCCGCTTGCGGTGAGTTTGCCCTGGGCGAGTGGACCAGAAATGTCGGAGGGGAGTATTCTTCCGCAGGTGGGTCCCCACAATCGGGGTTACTTTCTTACCGCCGGATTCGACGGAGGCGTGGAATTCCGAGGGACGAATGCTCCATGA
- a CDS encoding transposase gives MEKLKVKRRRKRYSAEYKKAAVELVTVTGQSPAEAAKSLGVTSQTIKRWIDELTKLGEKASQRKTAKLPGHNHLEDHRRLMR, from the coding sequence ATGGAGAAGTTGAAGGTCAAGCGTCGTCGTAAGCGGTATTCTGCCGAGTACAAGAAAGCCGCCGTAGAGTTGGTGACTGTAACAGGTCAGTCTCCCGCAGAAGCGGCCAAGTCGCTGGGTGTTACCTCGCAGACGATAAAGAGGTGGATCGACGAACTCACCAAGCTCGGCGAGAAGGCCTCCCAACGCAAAACTGCGAAGCTGCCTGGGCACAATCACCTGGAAGACCATCGCCGCCTAATGCGATGA